A single region of the Undibacterium piscinae genome encodes:
- the lptB gene encoding LPS export ABC transporter ATP-binding protein: MTSTLVVQGLQKRYGARQVVRDVSLQVKSGEVVGLLGPNGAGKTTSFYMIVGLVPSDAGKIDVDGVDISHLPIHQRAAIGLSYLPQEASVFRKLSVEDNIRAVLELQKDEHGRYLKKPVIEQRLDTLLADLQIEGIRENQALSLSGGERRRVEIARALATNPRFVLLDEPFAGVDPIAVIEIQRIVRFLKERGIGVLITDHNVRETLGICDHACIINQGAVLASGSPDEIISNESVRRVYLGEHFRM, translated from the coding sequence ATGACAAGCACACTAGTCGTTCAAGGACTGCAAAAGCGCTATGGCGCACGTCAGGTGGTGCGCGATGTATCGCTGCAGGTAAAAAGCGGTGAAGTTGTCGGTTTGCTGGGCCCGAATGGTGCTGGCAAAACCACCTCGTTTTACATGATTGTCGGCCTGGTTCCATCGGATGCCGGCAAGATCGACGTCGACGGGGTCGATATCTCTCATTTGCCGATACACCAGCGCGCTGCCATCGGTCTGTCTTACTTGCCGCAAGAAGCCTCGGTTTTCCGGAAATTGTCGGTAGAGGATAATATCCGCGCAGTGCTGGAGTTACAAAAAGATGAGCACGGCAGATATCTGAAAAAACCGGTCATAGAGCAGCGCCTCGATACCTTACTGGCCGACTTGCAGATCGAAGGGATACGCGAAAATCAGGCACTATCCCTATCCGGCGGAGAACGCCGCAGGGTCGAGATTGCCCGCGCACTGGCGACCAATCCGCGCTTTGTGCTACTGGATGAACCGTTCGCCGGCGTTGATCCTATCGCCGTCATTGAAATCCAAAGAATTGTACGGTTCTTGAAAGAACGAGGCATAGGCGTCTTGATTACCGATCACAATGTCCGCGAGACCTTGGGCATTTGCGACCATGCCTGCATTATCAATCAGGGTGCAGTACTGGCAAGCGGTAGTCCGGACGAAATCATCAGTAATGAATCGGTACGACGCGTTTATCTGGGAGAGCATTTCCGCATGTAG
- a CDS encoding RNA polymerase factor sigma-54, with protein MKQSLQLRTSQHLALTPQLQQSIRLLQLSTLELHQELETLLIENPMLERVDDPLDHAIRLLADGAISDSGKQSESEFAVQTTSEQSKTETSDNADNNEVNGEVTGDISTIAESTSQSDDDWSFDDSPQGSKSSEEDEGRPQLEAAHISLKQHLLEQMRVNLREPRDRALVELIIDALDDSGYLTESLDEIHASLPLELYVEPEELSFALAMVQSFDPPGVAARSPSECLALQIKRLPKIAFVTRRLALAIVETQLPLFAQRDFNKLKKIFNCDEEDLREAQVVIRLCKPKPGSEFASDASDYVVPDVIVKQVGNEWQVLLNQDVMPKLRVNSMYANIMKQNRGEGSLTPQLQEARWLVKNMRQRFETILRVSQAIVERQRNFFVHGAVAMRPLVLREIADTLGLHESTISRVTTQKYMLTPHGMFELKYFFGSHVATETGGEASSTAIRALIKQLIGAEDQKSPLSDSKIADMLGEQGMVIARRTVAKYREALKIPPVSLRKSL; from the coding sequence ATGAAGCAGAGCCTCCAGTTACGTACCTCGCAACATCTGGCACTTACGCCCCAATTGCAGCAATCTATACGTCTATTGCAATTGTCTACGCTGGAATTGCATCAGGAACTGGAAACGCTGCTGATAGAAAATCCCATGCTGGAGCGAGTCGACGATCCGCTTGATCACGCAATACGCTTATTGGCTGACGGGGCCATCAGCGATAGCGGTAAGCAATCTGAGTCGGAATTTGCCGTACAAACAACGTCAGAACAAAGCAAGACCGAAACCTCCGATAACGCAGACAATAACGAAGTAAATGGTGAAGTAACTGGCGATATCAGCACTATCGCGGAAAGCACTAGCCAGAGCGATGATGACTGGAGTTTTGACGATAGTCCGCAAGGCAGTAAGTCCTCAGAAGAAGATGAAGGCCGCCCGCAACTGGAAGCTGCGCACATCTCGCTCAAACAACATTTGCTGGAACAGATGCGGGTTAACCTGCGTGAACCGCGCGACCGGGCGCTGGTTGAGTTGATCATTGACGCCTTGGACGACAGCGGTTACCTGACCGAGTCTCTGGATGAGATTCATGCCAGTCTGCCACTGGAACTTTACGTCGAGCCAGAAGAGTTATCTTTCGCACTGGCCATGGTGCAGAGTTTTGATCCGCCAGGGGTAGCTGCACGCAGTCCCTCAGAATGCCTGGCATTACAAATTAAGCGACTGCCCAAAATAGCGTTCGTAACGCGACGTCTGGCGCTCGCTATTGTCGAAACACAACTTCCCTTATTTGCGCAGCGCGATTTCAATAAACTGAAGAAAATCTTTAATTGCGACGAGGAAGATTTGCGCGAAGCACAGGTCGTGATTCGCCTGTGCAAGCCAAAACCAGGCTCAGAGTTTGCGAGCGATGCTTCTGACTATGTGGTACCCGACGTCATAGTCAAACAAGTTGGCAATGAATGGCAAGTATTGCTCAATCAAGACGTGATGCCCAAGCTGAGGGTCAACAGCATGTACGCCAACATCATGAAACAAAACCGTGGTGAAGGCAGCCTTACCCCTCAGTTACAGGAAGCGCGATGGTTGGTCAAGAATATGCGTCAGCGTTTCGAGACTATCCTGCGCGTATCGCAGGCAATAGTCGAAAGGCAACGGAATTTTTTCGTGCACGGAGCGGTTGCAATGCGTCCTCTGGTTTTACGTGAAATTGCTGACACACTGGGTTTACATGAGAGTACAATTTCCCGTGTGACTACTCAGAAATACATGCTCACACCCCATGGCATGTTTGAGTTGAAATACTTTTTCGGTAGCCACGTTGCAACAGAAACCGGGGGAGAAGCATCATCAACTGCGATACGAGCACTCATCAAACAATTGATAGGAGCAGAAGACCAGAAAAGCCCACTCTCTGACAGTAAAATTGCAGACATGCTGGGTGAACAAGGTATGGTAATCGCCCGCCGTACGGTAGCCAAGTACAGGGAAGCGCTTAAAATTCCACCAGTCAGTTTGCGGAAATCATTGTAA
- the raiA gene encoding ribosome-associated translation inhibitor RaiA encodes MNLTISGHHLEVTPAIREHVQTKLERIRRHFDQVIDIAVTLTVDKLREKDKRHKADINLHISGKDIHVESLAHDLYAAIDTLIDKLDRQVIKHKDKIQQHPHEAIKHIPDPASV; translated from the coding sequence ATGAATCTCACCATCAGTGGTCATCACCTTGAAGTAACTCCTGCAATCCGTGAACATGTACAAACCAAGCTAGAACGAATCAGGCGGCACTTCGATCAAGTCATTGATATCGCCGTCACCCTGACGGTCGACAAGCTCCGAGAAAAGGACAAACGTCACAAGGCAGATATTAATCTGCACATCAGCGGTAAAGATATACACGTAGAAAGTCTGGCGCACGATCTGTATGCCGCCATCGACACACTGATAGACAAACTGGACCGTCAAGTCATTAAACACAAAGACAAAATTCAGCAACACCCGCATGAAGCGATCAAGCATATTCCTGATCCAGCCTCGGTGTAA